A stretch of the Papaver somniferum cultivar HN1 chromosome 6, ASM357369v1, whole genome shotgun sequence genome encodes the following:
- the LOC113288818 gene encoding probable dolichyl pyrophosphate Man9GlcNAc2 alpha-1,3-glucosyltransferase → MQTKKSKKSTKDSNGDGCWLLSGSMPLTFGCIAVFALLVRVIVSLNSYSGAGDAPKYGDYEAQRHWMEITLNIPAKKWYQNSTVNDLTYWGLDYPPLTAYQGYAHALFLHYFHPDSVALITSRGHESPKGKLLMRWTVLSSDVLIFFAAAIYFVIVYYANRGKNKQQHMAWHLALILLGPCLIIIDHGHFQYNCISLGLTIGAVAAILSKNELVACALFSLALNHKQMSAYFAPAFFSHLFGKCLRHRNPLSRVLQLGLSVLGTFILIWWPYLYSVDAVKEVLSRLAPFERGIYEDYVANFWCTTSVLIKWKRLFPTPSLRLFSLSATLFGVLPSMVQQIKAPSDLGFLYALLNSSLSFYLFSFQVHEKSILLPLLPATLLALEEPLLFRWLTYFALLSMFPLLCRDRLILPYVTLLILFVLIYYIPSIISTKKHESSSTGLKKLVMILVLLCSFFLHIVYVTLQPPQKYPFLFEAVIMLLSCSQFVTIAFYSNLKQWMLESSIWMETEKKVQ, encoded by the exons atgcagacgaagaagagtaagaaatcaacaAAAGATTCTAATGGTGATGGATGCTGGTTGCTTAGTGGGAGCATGCCTTTAACTTTCGGGTGCATTGCTGTCTTTGCATTGCTGGTAAGAGTAATAGTGTCGCTGAATTCTTATTCTGGTGCTGGAGATGCACCTAAATATGGGGATTATGAAGCACAGAGGCATTGGATGGAGATTACACTTAATATTCCTGCTAAAAAATGGTATCAGAATAGCACAGTAAATGATCTCACTTATTGGGGACTTGATTATCCTCCTCTTACTGCATATCAGGGTTATGCTCATGCGTTATTTCTCCACTACTTTCATCCTGATTCTGTCGCGCTGATCACTTCTAGAGGCCATGAATCACCAAAAGG AAAGCTTCTTATGAGATGGACAGTTTTGTCTTCAGATGTGCTTATCTTCTTTGCGGCAGCGATATACTTTGTAATTGTTTATTATGCTAATCGCGGGAAGAACAAGCAACAACACATGGCATGGCACCTTGCATTGATTTTACTCGGACCATGCCTTATTATAATTGATCATGGACATTTTCAG TACAACTGCATCAGCCTGGGTCTTACAATTGGAGCTGTTGCTGCCATCTTGTCGAAGAATGAGTTGGTAGCTTGCGCCTTGTTTAGTCTCGCTCTGAATCATAAACAG ATGAGTGCCTACTTTGCTCCCGCATTTTTCAGCCATCTTTTTGGGAAATGTCTCCGGCATCGGAATCCACTTTCGCGGGTTTTACAACTAGGCTTGTCAGTCCTGGGAACTTTTATTCTTATTTGGTGGCCCTATTTATACTCAGTGGACGCAGTTAAAGAG GTGTTGTCGCGTCTAGCTCCTTTTGAACGAGGGATATATGAGGATTATGTCGCTAATTTTTGGTGCACAACTTCAGTCCTTATAAAATGGAAAAGGTTGTTCCCAACTCCTTCTCTCAGACTTTTCAGCCTCAGTGCAACTTTGTTCGGTGTTCTGCCTTCTATGGTTCAACAAATAAAAGCTCCAAGTGATCTGGGTTTTCTCTATGCGTTACTAAATAGTTCATTATCATTCTATTTATTCTCATTTCAAG TGCATGAGAAGTCTATATTGTTGCCTCTTTTACCTGCAACCCTTTTGGCTTTAGAGGAACCCCTTTTATTCAGATGGTTAACCTACTTCGCATTGCTCTCAATGTTCCCTCTTCTTTGCCGAGACCGTCTGATCTTACCTTATGTGACTTTACTCATTCTTTTTGTTCTTATTTATTATATCCCCAGCATTATATCAACTAAGAAACACGAAAGTTCTTCCACTGGATTGAAAAAGCTGGTGATGATTCTGGTTCTTCTGTGCTCTttctttcttcatattgtatatGTAACATTGCAGCCGCCGCAGAAGTACCCTTTCCTCTTTGAAGCCGTTATCATGCTTCTTAGTTGTTCTCAGTTTGTGACCATTGCTTTTTACTCCAACTTGAAGCAATGGATGTTGGAGTCCTCTATATGGATGGAGACAGAAAAGAAAGTTCAATGA